In the Catenovulum adriaticum genome, TCAGCAAACAGTAATATGTCTAAATTAAAATCCGAAGTATCTATTTCAAGCTATGGCATTTATACCCAATGGGATGCAAAATCTAAAAGCTTACCTAAAATTAAAACCTTTACTACTGAGGTTATCGCCGAGGTAGATGTAGAGTTTGGGATGATCATCAATTTTAAAAAAGCGAAAGGGGAAAAGCTTAAATTTTGTATTTATCATCCTGATATTCCAAATGATGATGGTGAGGTTATGCCCCCATTTGAAGGTGAAGAATATGTGGGGAACAATAACTGGGATTTTTATTTAGGGGACACTATTTGGCCTCCAGTCAATAATAAGTTAGGTGATTGGCGGATGACAGTTGAGCTAAAAGGTAAAATTGTTGCTGATAAAACTTTTGCGTTGATTGAAGAAGAAGAAAAAAGCGAAGCTAACTTTTGGAAAAAACGTGGCTTTTAATGTGCTGCTGTGTCTCACTGTGATGGAATGAATGTATGGCTAAAATAGCAGTAATGCCTTATGCCGGGGCACGTAAATGGTTATATAAAGAAGTTCACGGGATAGAATCTTTTGCCGATGAATTGGATTTAAGCACTATATCGGCGGGTGATAAAGTATATGGCGCATTATCGGTAGAGCAGGCTGCAGCCATCTGTGAAAAAAACGCTGAGTATTTCCATTTATCTGTTTCTGATCCTCGTTTACTAACCTCTGAATACGATGTGTTTCGAATCGCTAACCCAAGTTTAGATGCTTTTTTTGTCAATGGAACCAGTGAAGCGGTATTGACTAAATGGCTGAAAAACACCGCTGATGTAATAAAGCGTAAAGTATGCCAATTGTCTAGAGACAAGATACCTCTGCGAGTCGCTGATATTAAATTAGCCTTGTTTGCCCTCATTGCGGCTTCAGCTATTGGTATGTTTGCTAATGCGTTGGGTGGTGCCTTATTGTTTGACGTTCATGTTATAAACTGGTTTGGCAAAGATCAGGCGTGGTTAAATCGGCATTTTAGTTTGTATTGGATAATCGAGTTAATTTTTTGTTTTTTGTTATTTTTGTGGGCATCATGGTCTTTGCGTGTTCAAGCTCGCCAATGGGTGCCGCTTAGAGATGTAAAAAGAAGAGAAGCCGATCAAGCTTATGCCGGTTTAGTGCTTACTTTATCTAGTGGTTTTAGATTTGAGCAAAGAGATGGGTGCTGGTTTTTTATAAAGCAAAAACATGGTTTTTCCAGTGAGGTCGAATTAACGGGTGATTTACAGCAAGATATTGAATTGCTCATGCCGCTTAAAATTCAGTGGGAGCTTATTTTACGCATTGTGCGCGCTCAGGCGTGTCATACAAACACCAAATTAAAGCGAGTGATGCTGTTAGGTTCTCAAGATTGTAGTATTAAAAATAGAGAAGGGGTCGTTGAGCGAATATCTGCGGGGACTTATCCGGCGATAAATAACGCGCTTCAGGTTTTAGCAACTTATCCTGAATTTAAGCAAATTCAATTTGAACCTTATCCGATACCGATCCCTCCTAATGATGTTGAAGCTTATTACAATGCCTACTTAAAAATTGCAAAAAATTGGCAGCAGCTTCATGACTTACCTGAAGAAGATATCTTAATTGATATCACCGGT is a window encoding:
- a CDS encoding DUF3859 domain-containing protein — its product is MSKLKSEVSISSYGIYTQWDAKSKSLPKIKTFTTEVIAEVDVEFGMIINFKKAKGEKLKFCIYHPDIPNDDGEVMPPFEGEEYVGNNNWDFYLGDTIWPPVNNKLGDWRMTVELKGKIVADKTFALIEEEEKSEANFWKKRGF
- the csx16 gene encoding CRISPR-associated protein Csx16 is translated as MAKIAVMPYAGARKWLYKEVHGIESFADELDLSTISAGDKVYGALSVEQAAAICEKNAEYFHLSVSDPRLLTSEYDVFRIANPSLDAFFVNGTSEAVLTKWLKNTADVIKRKVCQLSRDKIPLRVADIKLALFALIAASAIGMFANALGGALLFDVHVINWFGKDQAWLNRHFSLYWIIELIFCFLLFLWASWSLRVQARQWVPLRDVKRREADQAYAGLVLTLSSGFRFEQRDGCWFFIKQKHGFSSEVELTGDLQQDIELLMPLKIQWELILRIVRAQACHTNTKLKRVMLLGSQDCSIKNREGVVERISAGTYPAINNALQVLATYPEFKQIQFEPYPIPIPPNDVEAYYNAYLKIAKNWQQLHDLPEEDILIDITGGKSLNSVAAALATLHNKMQFHYIDTNNLNDVLVYAMEYRQQNIN